Proteins encoded in a region of the Bacteroidales bacterium genome:
- a CDS encoding SurA N-terminal domain-containing protein, with product MATLEKIRNRAGVLVGVVIGLALLAFVLGDLFRGGGSAMRGDRFEIAEIGGESISYQNFQREVERLVEINKMSQDQTSIDAETREQLRQQVWERLTREHIMSNIYEEMGIGVSSQELWDMVQGENIHPMIQQLFTNPETGQVNNMAIIRFLKSYNQDPSGKTKTYWLYLEDQMIRERKYTKFSNLINKSLYLTSSESKKLAELNARNVDFNFVLQRFNSISDDMIEVEESDLKDYYDSHKQHYKQSASRDLEYVTFNIEPTEKDIEAAREYIYNSVEDFKNAGETAEFVNLNSDNPFDDTYYKKEELSDSIADFMFSAEPGDVYGPYREDEAFKLSKLMDIQYLPDSVKARHILIQPDRNQRNIQNAKNLADSLMQELEQGASFSQLAEQHSADQNTAPDGGNLGWIQQGEMVEAITDTAFFAQPGEIKLVQSQYGFHLLEVTERGRETKKVQVATLTRRIEPSSETYQKVYSRASRFAGELSSFENFTEAVQENELTKRTANNVQINSNTIPGLEDARNLIRAAYDTKENQLITSDNDPIFEIGDNFVVGFVTEIRKEGIAPFEQVKSNIRVTVTRNKKAEKIQDQFNEAMQNAGSLEEIADQLNLEIMSANDVNYSTSGIPGAGSEPKVVGAAMELEENQLSYPIEGENGVYTLQVTNTTSTGSTTPTMVKQQEEQRIRRTAPYEAFTALREAANIEDKRYKFY from the coding sequence ATGGCTACACTTGAAAAAATAAGAAACAGAGCGGGAGTACTTGTTGGAGTAGTTATCGGATTGGCATTGCTCGCTTTTGTGCTCGGAGACCTGTTCAGGGGCGGAGGTTCAGCCATGAGAGGCGATAGATTTGAAATCGCAGAAATAGGAGGAGAATCCATATCATACCAAAATTTTCAGAGAGAAGTGGAAAGACTGGTAGAAATCAATAAAATGTCGCAGGATCAGACGTCAATCGATGCAGAAACCCGTGAACAGCTAAGGCAACAGGTATGGGAGCGGCTTACCCGGGAACATATCATGAGCAATATATATGAAGAAATGGGTATTGGGGTCAGCTCCCAGGAACTTTGGGATATGGTTCAGGGAGAGAATATACATCCCATGATTCAGCAACTTTTTACCAATCCGGAAACAGGTCAGGTAAATAATATGGCCATAATAAGATTTCTCAAAAGCTATAACCAGGATCCCTCGGGCAAAACAAAGACTTACTGGCTTTATCTCGAAGATCAGATGATAAGAGAAAGGAAATACACCAAATTCAGTAATCTTATTAACAAAAGCCTCTATCTAACTTCCAGTGAAAGCAAAAAACTTGCAGAACTAAATGCCCGGAATGTAGATTTCAATTTCGTACTGCAACGTTTTAACAGCATTAGTGATGATATGATTGAGGTGGAGGAATCGGATCTGAAGGATTATTATGACAGCCACAAACAGCATTATAAACAATCTGCAAGCCGTGATCTGGAATATGTTACCTTTAACATTGAACCCACAGAGAAGGATATAGAAGCGGCCAGGGAATATATATACAATTCGGTTGAAGATTTTAAGAATGCCGGTGAAACTGCGGAATTTGTCAATCTGAACAGCGATAATCCTTTTGACGATACGTATTACAAAAAAGAAGAACTTTCTGATTCCATTGCTGATTTTATGTTTTCGGCCGAACCAGGTGATGTTTATGGCCCTTACCGGGAAGATGAGGCATTTAAATTATCCAAACTGATGGATATCCAATATCTGCCTGATTCTGTCAAGGCCCGTCATATATTGATCCAGCCGGACAGAAATCAAAGAAACATTCAAAATGCAAAAAATCTGGCTGACAGTCTGATGCAGGAGCTGGAGCAAGGGGCCAGCTTCAGCCAACTGGCAGAGCAGCATTCGGCTGATCAAAACACAGCGCCTGATGGCGGAAACTTAGGTTGGATACAGCAGGGTGAAATGGTAGAAGCCATAACGGATACGGCATTTTTTGCACAGCCCGGAGAAATCAAACTGGTACAATCACAATATGGTTTTCATCTGCTGGAAGTTACCGAAAGAGGAAGAGAGACCAAAAAGGTCCAGGTAGCCACACTGACAAGAAGGATCGAACCCAGTTCGGAAACCTATCAGAAAGTATATTCCAGGGCAAGCCGGTTTGCCGGAGAGCTAAGTTCTTTTGAGAATTTTACAGAGGCCGTGCAGGAAAACGAGCTTACCAAAAGAACAGCCAATAATGTTCAAATCAACTCCAACACCATACCGGGGCTTGAAGATGCAAGAAACCTGATCAGGGCGGCATACGATACCAAAGAAAACCAGTTAATTACCAGCGATAATGACCCCATCTTTGAAATAGGGGATAATTTTGTGGTGGGTTTTGTAACCGAAATCCGAAAAGAAGGCATTGCCCCCTTCGAACAGGTAAAAAGCAATATCAGGGTTACAGTGACCAGAAACAAGAAGGCTGAGAAAATACAAGATCAATTCAATGAAGCCATGCAAAATGCCGGTTCGTTGGAAGAGATTGCCGATCAATTGAATCTGGAGATCATGTCAGCCAATGATGTCAACTATTCTACCTCCGGAATTCCCGGCGCCGGATCAGAACCCAAAGTGGTGGGTGCAGCTATGGAATTGGAGGAAAATCAGCTTTCCTATCCTATAGAGGGAGAAAATGGAGTGTACACCCTTCAGGTTACCAACACAACCTCTACAGGAAGTACTACTCCGACCATGGTAAAACAACAGGAAGAGCAAAGAATTCGGCGCACTGCGCCTTACGAGGCATTTACAGCGCTTAGGGAAGCCGCGAATATTGAAGACAAGAGATACAAATTCTATTAG
- the lptC gene encoding LPS export ABC transporter periplasmic protein LptC, which yields MKRQLLEHLNKHKNNLEKFRNTIIPLLCGIIVFFSACENDIEKVKLMRQESDFPDQSMKNAEIKHTSNGRLKVKVTSPEINRYTSVEDPHTIFPHGLNVRFYDSTMTVESRITANYAIYHEEDDRWEAKNNVVAINSEGDTLNTEYLIWNQDKEIIHTDRYVRITTEDGIIHGRGFEANQNFTNWSIKKTTGTIEVEDE from the coding sequence ATGAAACGACAACTGTTAGAACATCTGAATAAACACAAAAATAACCTTGAAAAGTTCAGAAATACAATAATTCCGCTTTTGTGCGGAATTATTGTATTTTTTTCAGCCTGTGAGAACGATATAGAGAAAGTTAAACTGATGCGGCAGGAAAGCGATTTCCCCGATCAGTCGATGAAAAATGCAGAAATTAAACATACAAGCAACGGCCGTTTAAAAGTAAAAGTCACTTCACCGGAAATCAACCGCTATACGAGCGTTGAAGATCCTCATACCATATTCCCCCATGGTTTGAATGTCCGCTTCTATGACAGTACCATGACCGTTGAATCACGAATCACTGCAAATTACGCTATTTATCACGAGGAAGACGATCGCTGGGAAGCTAAGAATAACGTGGTAGCCATCAACAGTGAAGGAGATACGCTGAATACAGAGTACCTCATCTGGAATCAAGACAAAGAAATAATCCACACCGACCGATATGTAAGAATTACCACTGAAGATGGTATTATTCACGGAAGAGGCTTTGAAGCCAACCAAAATTTCACCAACTGGAGTATCAAGAAGACAACCGGAACAATCGAAGTGGAAGATGAGTAA
- a CDS encoding type III pantothenate kinase, whose product MNLAVDIGNSAVKAGIFKNDKPFRVMRFNHDLYQKILDLVLQYKIENVIISSVKEYSIPGATRLKQYLKHYIELSSKTLLPVKNCYQTPETLGKDRIAAAIGGISLYPGCNILVIDAGTALTFDFVNKDQEYIGGNISPGLSMRYRALHQFTNNLPLLQKEEDFELLGENTNKAIIRGVQNGIIFEMNNYIESLSVRNGNLTTILTGGDSNFFDNKLKYPIFVEPDLVLIGLNKILKYNLYAH is encoded by the coding sequence ATGAATTTAGCCGTAGACATAGGAAATTCCGCCGTAAAAGCAGGAATATTTAAAAATGACAAACCCTTCCGGGTTATGCGGTTTAATCATGATCTTTACCAAAAGATTCTTGATCTTGTATTGCAATACAAGATAGAAAATGTAATCATTTCATCGGTCAAAGAATATAGCATACCCGGAGCAACAAGACTAAAGCAGTATTTGAAACATTATATCGAGTTATCCTCCAAAACATTGTTGCCCGTAAAGAATTGTTACCAGACCCCCGAAACGCTTGGCAAGGACCGAATTGCAGCAGCCATTGGAGGCATCTCACTTTACCCCGGTTGCAATATTTTGGTTATAGATGCAGGAACAGCACTAACCTTTGATTTCGTAAACAAAGACCAGGAATATATTGGAGGAAACATTTCGCCCGGTTTATCTATGAGATACCGGGCCTTGCATCAATTCACAAACAACCTTCCTCTTCTTCAGAAGGAAGAAGATTTTGAACTGCTGGGAGAAAATACAAACAAGGCCATTATAAGGGGAGTACAAAATGGTATTATTTTTGAAATGAACAATTATATTGAAAGTTTATCCGTTAGAAACGGAAACTTAACAACAATCTTAACAGGTGGAGATAGTAATTTCTTTGATAATAAATTAAAATATCCCATCTTTGTAGAACCGGATTTAGTCCTTATAGGACTTAATAAAATACTGAAATACAATTTATATGCGCATTAA
- the mfd gene encoding transcription-repair coupling factor yields the protein MAAGTAQHIPFPHLFLLRDKEEAAYFYNDLQNLLSDQDVYFFPSTFKRSVRFGQEDPTNIILRTGVLNAVRNNESALIISYPEAIIEKVVKRKELVKNTLEINKGEKISSDFLNDMLFEYNFEQVDFVYEPGQFSVRGSIVDIFSFSDDHPYRIDFFGEEVESIRKFDVENQLSVQNLNKAVIQPKLQDGHSKESEWQSFFEYLDTKTVIWVKEFDYISGRIAELFDKTIESNPNQNIDSYIITKSHFEEQIKGFHWVEIGYKGHFPESNTVTFNSSPPPAFNKNFDLLSDNLIKNQEQGYTNYILSNNEKQIERLKAIFEDINPNIRFTPILETLHEGFIDHELQICCYTDHQIFGRYHKFHIKSGFSRKERLNIEELNKLHPGDYVVHVDHGIGKFGGLEKIEINGKTQEAIRLIYKDNDILYVNIHSLHKISKYKSKDLTPPKIYKLGSAAWKNLKNKTKNKVKDIAKELIQLYAQRKEKKGFAFSEDTYLQHELESSFIYEDTPDQLAATKASKQDMEKETPMDRLICGDVGFGKTEIAIRAAFKAITDSKQVAILVPTTLLAFQHYQTFSRRLKEFPGTVEHISRLRGHKKQKEIKENIAEGKTDIVIGTHRLISKDIHFKNLGLLIIDEEQKFGVAAKEKLKQLKLNVDTLTLTATPIPRTLQFSLMGARDLSIIHTPPPNRYPIITEVHTFNEDIIREAIHYEFERNGQVFFINNRIQNIYEVEKLVNRLCPDVKTVVAHGQMEGSKLEKIMLDFINHEYDVLIATSIIESGLDIPNANTMIINEAQNFGLSDLHQLRGRVGRSNKKAFCYLLAPPLTAVTPEARKRLKAIEEFSELGSGFNISMQDLDIRGAGNLLGKEQSGFIADIGLETYQRILDEALQELKENEFKDLFQEEKKEDIKKQKVEQRFIQDCQIETDLEILFPDDYIPNISERINLYRELDNIGNEQQLKAFEEKLVDRFGALPKPTQELLNVVRLRWLAIDLGFEKILIKNNTLIMHFISNQESPYYQSPVFSGILRYVQQNQELFQMKEGKKLTLTVQNINNINKALKMLNDMKENL from the coding sequence CTGGCTGCCGGTACGGCACAGCACATACCCTTCCCTCATTTATTTCTGCTGAGAGACAAAGAAGAAGCCGCCTATTTCTATAACGATCTTCAGAATCTTTTATCCGATCAGGACGTATATTTTTTCCCTTCTACTTTTAAACGGTCTGTCCGGTTCGGCCAGGAAGATCCTACCAACATCATACTCAGAACCGGCGTACTGAACGCGGTAAGAAACAACGAAAGCGCATTAATAATCAGTTACCCGGAAGCCATTATTGAAAAGGTAGTAAAAAGAAAAGAACTGGTAAAAAATACGCTTGAGATCAACAAAGGAGAAAAAATTTCTTCGGATTTTCTGAATGATATGCTGTTTGAATACAATTTTGAGCAGGTAGATTTTGTTTATGAGCCGGGCCAGTTTTCAGTACGGGGGAGTATTGTTGATATTTTCTCGTTTTCAGATGACCATCCCTACCGTATTGACTTTTTTGGTGAGGAGGTGGAATCCATAAGGAAATTTGACGTTGAAAATCAACTTTCTGTTCAGAACCTGAACAAAGCCGTAATACAACCAAAACTACAAGACGGGCATTCAAAAGAATCCGAATGGCAGTCATTTTTCGAATATCTCGACACAAAAACGGTAATCTGGGTCAAAGAATTCGACTACATTTCCGGCCGCATTGCCGAGCTTTTTGATAAGACCATTGAAAGTAATCCCAATCAGAATATTGACTCCTACATCATAACAAAATCACATTTTGAAGAACAAATCAAAGGGTTCCATTGGGTCGAAATTGGTTACAAAGGCCATTTCCCGGAGTCAAATACTGTAACGTTCAATTCCTCACCTCCACCGGCTTTCAACAAAAACTTCGATCTGCTGTCAGACAATCTGATCAAAAATCAGGAGCAGGGATATACCAACTACATACTGTCCAATAATGAAAAACAAATTGAAAGGTTAAAAGCCATCTTCGAGGACATCAACCCAAACATCCGGTTCACTCCCATTCTGGAAACACTGCATGAAGGATTTATTGATCATGAACTTCAAATCTGCTGTTATACGGATCATCAGATATTCGGACGTTACCACAAATTTCACATCAAGTCGGGTTTTTCACGGAAAGAAAGGTTGAATATTGAAGAGCTTAATAAGCTTCATCCCGGTGATTATGTAGTTCATGTAGATCATGGCATCGGAAAGTTCGGTGGACTGGAGAAAATAGAAATTAACGGCAAAACACAGGAAGCCATCAGATTAATTTATAAAGACAACGATATCCTTTATGTGAATATCCATTCTTTGCATAAAATCTCCAAATATAAAAGTAAAGACCTCACACCTCCGAAAATATACAAGCTGGGCTCCGCAGCCTGGAAAAATCTTAAAAACAAAACCAAAAACAAGGTCAAGGATATCGCAAAGGAATTGATCCAGCTTTATGCACAGCGAAAAGAAAAAAAAGGATTTGCCTTTTCCGAAGACACCTATTTACAGCACGAACTGGAATCTTCCTTTATTTACGAAGACACGCCCGACCAGCTTGCTGCAACCAAAGCCAGCAAGCAGGATATGGAAAAAGAAACACCGATGGACCGGCTAATTTGCGGTGATGTAGGCTTTGGCAAAACGGAGATAGCCATCAGGGCAGCATTCAAAGCCATTACTGACAGCAAACAAGTAGCCATATTGGTGCCGACGACCCTCCTTGCTTTCCAGCATTATCAAACTTTCTCCCGGAGGCTTAAAGAATTCCCCGGTACAGTGGAACATATAAGCCGCCTGAGAGGTCATAAAAAACAAAAAGAGATCAAGGAAAACATCGCCGAAGGCAAAACGGATATTGTTATTGGAACCCACAGGCTCATCAGCAAAGATATCCATTTTAAAAATCTCGGACTCCTGATCATTGACGAGGAGCAGAAATTCGGGGTAGCAGCCAAGGAAAAACTGAAACAGCTTAAACTCAATGTGGATACATTAACACTTACAGCAACACCTATCCCCCGAACGTTGCAATTTTCGCTGATGGGAGCCAGAGACCTTTCCATTATACACACTCCACCTCCCAACCGCTATCCAATCATTACGGAGGTTCATACCTTTAATGAAGACATCATCAGAGAAGCCATACACTATGAATTTGAAAGAAACGGCCAGGTTTTTTTCATCAACAACCGGATTCAAAATATTTATGAAGTGGAAAAACTGGTCAACCGCCTTTGCCCGGATGTTAAAACTGTTGTTGCCCACGGGCAAATGGAAGGATCCAAGCTGGAAAAGATCATGCTTGATTTCATCAACCATGAATATGATGTGCTCATTGCTACCAGCATCATCGAATCAGGCCTGGATATTCCCAATGCCAACACCATGATCATAAATGAGGCCCAGAATTTCGGCTTAAGCGATTTGCATCAGCTCAGGGGAAGGGTAGGACGATCCAACAAAAAAGCTTTTTGTTACCTGCTCGCTCCTCCTTTAACGGCAGTAACACCGGAAGCCCGTAAAAGACTGAAAGCAATTGAAGAATTCTCCGAACTGGGAAGCGGTTTCAATATCTCCATGCAGGACCTTGATATAAGGGGAGCAGGAAACTTACTCGGCAAAGAACAAAGCGGATTTATTGCCGATATAGGCCTTGAAACCTATCAGCGGATACTGGATGAGGCTTTACAGGAATTAAAGGAAAACGAATTCAAAGACCTTTTTCAGGAAGAGAAAAAAGAAGATATTAAAAAACAAAAAGTCGAGCAAAGATTTATTCAGGACTGTCAAATTGAAACCGATCTCGAAATTCTCTTTCCGGATGATTACATCCCCAACATATCTGAAAGAATTAACCTTTACAGAGAGCTTGACAATATAGGAAATGAGCAACAACTGAAAGCCTTTGAAGAAAAACTGGTGGACCGGTTCGGTGCTCTTCCAAAACCCACACAGGAATTACTGAATGTAGTAAGATTAAGATGGCTGGCTATTGATCTGGGCTTTGAAAAAATCCTTATAAAAAACAATACCCTGATCATGCATTTTATTTCGAACCAGGAATCACCTTATTACCAGTCTCCCGTCTTCAGCGGCATTCTACGGTATGTGCAACAAAACCAAGAATTATTCCAGATGAAAGAAGGGAAAAAACTAACCCTTACTGTACAAAATATCAATAATATAAATAAAGCACTCAAAATGCTCAATGATATGAAAGAAAATTTATAA
- a CDS encoding aspartate kinase: MIVYKFGGASVKDAEGVENLRNILSAENEARIIVVSAFGKTTNNLEEITGAIYDRDGLNFQDHFKKLRDYHYSILKKLFKRHEKIYGEVDALFDSINRAFSDKWTHYDRLYDHIVSIGEILSTKIICAYLNVSGLNCRWIDMRKNLITDAVFREAGLDWERSRKKIRKHFVPEGDEVIITQGFIGGTSRGASTTLGREGSDYSAAILANMLNATKLVVWKDVPGVMNADPRYFRNACKLERISFQEAIELAYYGAKILHPKTIKPLQNKSIPLYVKSFLEPDHEGTLITDYERYDEDKPIYILKTDQILISVLPRDFSFVFEATLSKIYSLFAKYRIKINLVQNSAINFTFCADANNQGIFQLIDDLKEDYRVLYNKGLELLTIRHYTEQILQEVQKGRRILVEQRSRHTAQFLMEEES; the protein is encoded by the coding sequence ATGATTGTATATAAATTTGGCGGTGCTTCGGTTAAGGATGCCGAAGGTGTGGAAAATCTCAGAAATATTTTATCGGCTGAAAATGAAGCCCGGATTATAGTAGTCAGCGCTTTTGGTAAAACCACCAATAATCTTGAAGAAATAACCGGTGCCATTTATGATAGAGACGGGTTAAACTTTCAAGACCATTTTAAGAAATTAAGGGATTACCATTATTCAATCCTTAAGAAATTGTTTAAGAGGCATGAAAAAATTTATGGAGAAGTTGATGCTTTATTTGATTCAATCAACCGGGCTTTTTCGGATAAATGGACGCATTACGACCGTTTGTATGACCATATTGTAAGTATAGGGGAGATTCTTAGTACCAAAATCATCTGTGCTTATTTAAACGTTAGTGGTTTGAATTGCAGGTGGATAGACATGAGAAAAAATCTGATAACCGATGCTGTTTTCCGTGAGGCCGGGTTAGATTGGGAAAGAAGCCGGAAGAAGATAAGGAAACATTTTGTTCCTGAGGGGGATGAGGTAATCATTACCCAGGGTTTTATTGGCGGAACATCCAGGGGAGCTAGCACCACTCTGGGCAGGGAAGGTTCAGATTATAGCGCGGCTATCCTTGCCAATATGCTGAATGCAACGAAGCTGGTGGTATGGAAAGACGTACCCGGTGTGATGAATGCGGATCCCCGTTACTTCAGGAATGCCTGTAAACTGGAGAGAATTTCCTTTCAGGAAGCCATTGAATTGGCCTATTATGGAGCTAAAATACTTCATCCCAAGACCATTAAGCCCTTGCAGAATAAAAGCATTCCCCTCTATGTAAAATCTTTTCTGGAACCCGATCATGAAGGTACTTTGATTACTGATTATGAAAGATATGATGAAGATAAACCGATTTATATCCTTAAAACCGATCAGATTCTTATTTCTGTCCTTCCCAGAGATTTTTCATTTGTTTTTGAGGCAACGCTGAGCAAGATTTACAGTCTTTTTGCAAAATACAGGATTAAGATCAATCTGGTGCAAAATTCGGCCATCAACTTTACTTTTTGTGCGGATGCGAATAACCAGGGTATATTTCAACTCATAGACGATTTGAAGGAAGATTACAGAGTATTGTACAACAAAGGGTTGGAATTGTTAACCATCAGGCATTATACCGAACAGATACTCCAAGAGGTTCAAAAAGGACGACGTATTCTGGTTGAGCAACGCAGCCGGCATACGGCCCAATTCCTTATGGAAGAAGAAAGTTAG